The Verrucomicrobiota bacterium DNA segment GCGCGCCGCTTCCTGGCGCACTTCCGGCTTCTCCCCGCCCCGTTTTGCGGAGAGTCGTCGAAAGCACATCCAGGGCCCTTCATGTATGGTTAATTGCAAGCGGGTCGACAGGACTGGTCGATCGACTTCAGGGCGCATTAAAGCGTATCGACTGCCGGTCAGACAAGCTCGGGTTGCAAATTTCTTTCTATTTCCGTCGCCGGGTTCTCGCCTTCGGCAGACCCGCCCTTGCGGTAATTTCTTCCGAGCAACATGTAGATGGACGGAACCACAAACAGCGTGAAGAAGGTTCCGATGACCATGCCGGAGACGAGCATGACGCCGATGCTGTTACGCGCCCCGGCGCCGGGCCCGTGCGCCAGCACCAGGGGGAAATGGCCCATCACGGTAGCCACCGACGTCATCAGGATCGGGCGCAGCCGCGTCGATGCCGCTTCGACCAGCGCTTCTTCTTTGGCCAGGCCTTCCTCCTGCTGTTTGTTCGCAAATTCGACAATCAGGATGCCGTTTTTCGCGATCAAACCCACCAAGGTGATGAGGCCGACCTGGCTGTAAATGTTGATGGTGGTGAAGCCGAGGAAGCTGAAGACCAGCGCCCCTGAAAGCGCCAACGGGACGGAACCCAAAAGGATGATCAGCGGATCCCGGAAGCTCTCGAACTGGGCTGCCAGAACCAGGTAGATCAGGATCAGCGCGAGGAAGAAAGTGGTCATGAAAGCGCCGCCTTCACGGCGCAACTGGCGGGATTCGCCGCTGTAATCAATGGTGTAACCGTTGGGTAAAATCTTCGCTGCTTCCTGCTCCAGGATTTTGAGCGCCTGATCTTCCATGCCTGCCTGGACCGCGCCCTGGATCTTGACCGAGTTAAGCTGGTTGAACCGGTTCAGGGACCGAGGCACCACTTCCGTTTGCACCTTTGCGAACGTGGCAAGCTGCACCAACTGGCCGTTGGGTCCGCTCACGTAGACGTCCTTGAGTTGATCGGGAGTGAGACGTTCCACCCGTTTCACCTGCGGGATTACCTTGTAGCTGCGCCCTTCAATGCTGAACCGGTTAACATAATTGCCGCCGAGCAGCCACGCGAGGTCACCGCCGACGCTGCCCAGGTTCAATCCCATCGACGCGACTTTGTCCCGGTCAAACAGCACCTTCGCCTGCGGTTCATCAATCTTCAGGTCGCTGTCGGCAAAGAAGAATTTGCCGCTCTGCACGGCCGCCGCGACCAACTGGTTGGCAAACTCGAGCAGCTCCCGCGGCTCCACCGTCGACGCGATCACAAACTCAATCGGAAAATTGGCCCCGCCCGGCAACGGTGGAGGCGTCGTCGTCACGATGCGGACGCCGGGAATAACCGATAATTTTTTGGTTACTTCCGGCAGCATGTTTTGCGTGGTGCGTTCCCGCTGGTTCCATGGTTTGGTGACCATGCCCGAAAATCCGAAGCCCTGGCTGCCGGGCAGAATGATCTGGAAGGTCTGCGCCGTTTCGGGAAAACTCTTGAATACGTGATTAACTTCCTTCGAAAAAAGTATGTTTTGATCGATGGTCGAATTCGGTGAGGTCTGGACGAGCCCGAAGATTACGCCCTGATCTTCGCGCGGAGCCAGTTCGCGCTGCGAGAGGAAATAGAATGGCACGATCAGCACGATGACGATCCCGGCCGCCGTGAGGATCACCGGCCGGATGGTCAGCGTTCCCTGCAGGACGTAGCGGTAGAACTTTTTGAGGGATTCGAACCGATGATTGACCCAGCCGGCGAAACCTTTCTCAGTCAGGTTCGCCTTGAGCAGGCGGGACGACATCATGGGTGAAAGCGTCAATGCCACGAAGCCCGAAACGGCCACGGCACCGGCCAGGGTGAACGCAAACTCCCGAAACAAAGCCCCCGTCAACCCGCCCTGGATACCGATCGGGGCGTAAACGGCCGCGAGGGTAATCGTCATCGCGACGATCGGGCCGAACAGTTCGCCGGCGCCTTTGTAGGCCGCGTCCAGCGGGCTTAAACCTTCCCGCAGGTGGCGCTCAACGTTTTCCACCACCACGATTGCATCGTCGACAACCAGGCCGACCGCCAGCACGATGGCCAGCAAAGTAAGCAGGTTCAGCGTGAAGCCGAACGCGAGCATCAGGAAAAGCGCGCCGATCAAGGAAAGCGGAATCGCGACGACCGGGATCAGGACGCTGCGCAACGATCCCATAAACAGGAAGATAACCAGAATGACGATGCAGACGGTTTCGGTCAGCGTCTTGGTCACTTCATGCAACGCATTCTGGATGTAGTCAGTGGAGTCGTACGGCACCCCGAGCTTCATCCCGACGGGCAACTGGCGCTCGATTTCCGGCAACGCCGCCCGCACGTTCCTGATCACCTCGAGGGAGTTGGCGGTAGGCAAAACGTAGATTCCCATGAACGTGGCCGTGCTGCCGGAAAAGCGCACGTCCGACTCGTAGCTTTCCGCACCCAACTCAACGTCGGCGACATCGCGCAGCCGCACGATGGCGTTACCCGACTGTTTAATGACCAGGTCGCGGAACTCCTCGGCACTGCGCAGGTCGGTGTTGGCTTTGAGGTTCACCGCCACCATCGACCCTTTGGTTGAACCGATGGCGGACAGGTAGTTGTTTTGACCTAACTTTTTCTGGACGTCGCTGGGCGCCACCCCCAGCGCGCCCATCCGGTCAGGCTTGAGCCAGACCCGCATGGCAAATTTCCGCTCACCCAGGATCTGCGCCTGCTGAACGCCGCTGATCGCCGAAAGTTTCGGCTGGACGACCCGCGCAAGGTAATCGCTGATCTGGTTGCGGTCGAGGTCGTTGGAATAGAAACTCAGGTACATCGACGCGAACTGGTTGTCGGTCGAAGTGATGTCGATGGTGGGTAGTTCAGCCTCCGGCGGCAGATCGTTCCTGACCTGGTTAACCTTGGCTTGGACCTGCGTCAGGGCTTTGAACGGGTCGTAATTGATTTTCAGCTGGACCGAAATCGTGCTCAGCCCCGGGGCGCTCTGCGATTCCATGTAGTCGATCCCGTCGACGGCGGCAATCGCCTGCTCGAGCGGGGTAGTGACAAACCCCTGAACCAGGTCTGCATCCGCGCCCACGTAAACGGTCTTGACGGTGATGACGGAAATATCGCTGCGCGGGTACTGGCGGACGCTGAGGGTGCGCCAGGATGCGTAGCCGGCGAGCAGGATGATGAGGTTGACCACCGTTGCGACCACCGGTCGCTTGATGAAAAGGTCGGTGAAATTCATGGGCTCTGGGTCGGTGTGGATCGGCTCAACGCCGGCCGGTTTGGCTTCTGCGGGGTCCTGGTCGCCTAACTGTCCGCGGGCGCGGGGGCGGGCTCGTTTTCGGGTTGAATGGAATTGTTGACGACGACGCTGCCCCCGTCGCGCAACCGGAATACCCCGGCAGTGACGACCTCGTCTCCCGGCTTCAGGCCGGCCGTGACGGCAATCTGGTCGCCTCTGCTGTCGCCCAGCGTCACCACCTGCCGCCTCACAGCATGCACAGGTTTGCCCGCCTTGTCCTTGGCCTCCGTAAGGACGTACACCGCCGTCCCGCTGATGCTGTAATCGACGGCCGAAGCAGGCACGGCGATCACCTCCGGCTCAGCCTTAAGCGTGAGGCTGACGTTGACGAACGTTCCCGGGCGCAGCTTTTCTTCGTCACTGCGAACGGTGGCCTGCACCTGGACGTTGCGTGAGCCGGGGTCGACCAGAGAATTGATGGCCGTAACGGTTCCCTTGAACGTTTCATCCGGAAACGCGTTGACCCGAACGGCGACGTCCTGGTCCAACCTGACCTGGCCGAGATTCTGCTGCGGCACTGAAAAGTTCACGTACACAG contains these protein-coding regions:
- a CDS encoding efflux RND transporter permease subunit, giving the protein MNFTDLFIKRPVVATVVNLIILLAGYASWRTLSVRQYPRSDISVITVKTVYVGADADLVQGFVTTPLEQAIAAVDGIDYMESQSAPGLSTISVQLKINYDPFKALTQVQAKVNQVRNDLPPEAELPTIDITSTDNQFASMYLSFYSNDLDRNQISDYLARVVQPKLSAISGVQQAQILGERKFAMRVWLKPDRMGALGVAPSDVQKKLGQNNYLSAIGSTKGSMVAVNLKANTDLRSAEEFRDLVIKQSGNAIVRLRDVADVELGAESYESDVRFSGSTATFMGIYVLPTANSLEVIRNVRAALPEIERQLPVGMKLGVPYDSTDYIQNALHEVTKTLTETVCIVILVIFLFMGSLRSVLIPVVAIPLSLIGALFLMLAFGFTLNLLTLLAIVLAVGLVVDDAIVVVENVERHLREGLSPLDAAYKGAGELFGPIVAMTITLAAVYAPIGIQGGLTGALFREFAFTLAGAVAVSGFVALTLSPMMSSRLLKANLTEKGFAGWVNHRFESLKKFYRYVLQGTLTIRPVILTAAGIVIVLIVPFYFLSQRELAPREDQGVIFGLVQTSPNSTIDQNILFSKEVNHVFKSFPETAQTFQIILPGSQGFGFSGMVTKPWNQRERTTQNMLPEVTKKLSVIPGVRIVTTTPPPLPGGANFPIEFVIASTVEPRELLEFANQLVAAAVQSGKFFFADSDLKIDEPQAKVLFDRDKVASMGLNLGSVGGDLAWLLGGNYVNRFSIEGRSYKVIPQVKRVERLTPDQLKDVYVSGPNGQLVQLATFAKVQTEVVPRSLNRFNQLNSVKIQGAVQAGMEDQALKILEQEAAKILPNGYTIDYSGESRQLRREGGAFMTTFFLALILIYLVLAAQFESFRDPLIILLGSVPLALSGALVFSFLGFTTINIYSQVGLITLVGLIAKNGILIVEFANKQQEEGLAKEEALVEAASTRLRPILMTSVATVMGHFPLVLAHGPGAGARNSIGVMLVSGMVIGTFFTLFVVPSIYMLLGRNYRKGGSAEGENPATEIERNLQPELV